ACATCGAGGCGCCGTCGCAGCTGGTCGCCAAGGACCTCAACCTGTACTTCGGGCGGACCCACGCCGTGAAGAACCTCTCGCTGTCGATCCCGACCAACCGCATTACCGCGATCATCGGGCCGTCAGGGTGCGGCAAGTCCACGTTCCTGCGTTCGATGAACCGCATGCACGAGGTTGTGCCGGGCGCCCGGATGGAGGGACAAGTGCTGCTGGACGGCGAGGACATCTACGCGCCGTCGGTGGATCCGGTCGAGATCCGGCGGCGGATCGGCATGGTGTTCCAGCGGCCCAATCCCTTTCCGACGATGTCGATCTACGAGAACGCGGTCTGCGGGCTGCGTCTTAACGGCGTTCGCGACCGCCGCGTGCTCGACGAGGTCGCGGAGCGCAGTCTCCGGCATGCCGCGCTGTGGGGCGAGGTCAAGGACGTCCTCGGCCGGCCGGGAACCAGCCTCTCGGGCGGTCAGCAGCAGCGGCTGTGCATCGCCCGCGCGCTGGCGGTGCAGCCCGAGGTGCTGCTGATGGACGAGCCGGCGTCCGCGCTGGACCCGGTCTCGACGCTGAAGATCGAGGAGCTGGCGAAGACGCTGCGCGAGACCCTGACCATCGTCATCGTGACGCACAACATGCAGCAGGCCGCCCGGGTCTCCGACGGCACCGCCTTCATGCTGCACGGCGAGCTGATCGAGTACGGCCCCACGTCGGAGATGTTCACCCGGCCGCGCGAGAAGCAAACCGAGGACTACATCACCGGGCGCTTCGGTTAGATCGCGCGCGCCGAGCGATGCGCGGCGGTCGAGAGGAGCTGTTCTCCGGAAACGGGAAAACGTCCCCGACGGTCGCGGGGCCCGGGGGGGACGGCGCCATTCACACGCGCGAAACGTTTGACCGGGAACTGGCCGGTCTCCAGGACGACCTGCTCCGCATGGGTGCCCTTGTCGAAGAAGCGGTCCGCCGTTCCGTCGACGTCCTTCGTGCGCGCAGCACCCCGGGCGCAGAGGCAGTGATCGCCGCCGACAACGCCATCGACACGCTCCACCTCGAACTCGAAGAGCGCTGCCTCATGCTGATGGCCACCCAGCAGCCGATGGCCAAGGACCTCCGGACGATCGCCGCGATTTGGGCGATGACGATGGACCTCGAGCGCATCGGCGACCACGCGGAGGACATCGCGCGGGCCACGAAGCGGATGGCCGATCAGCCGCTCCTGAAGCCGCTGATCGACATTCCGCGGATGGCCGAGATGGTGCAGCGGATGCTGCGGACCGGGCTCGACGCGTTCGTGCAGCGCGACGTCAATTTGGCTCAGCGGATGGCCGCGGCGGACGATCAAGTCGACCATCTGTACGGCCAGGTCTTCCGCGAACTGCTCACCTACATGATCGAGGACCCGCACAACATCCAGCGCGCCACGCACCTGCTCTTCTCCGCGCAGGCGCTCGAGCGGATGGGCGACCACTGCACGAACATCGCCGAGCGCGTCATCTACATGGTCACGGGGACCCTGAAGGAATTGAACGTCTAGCCGGGCGCGGCGCGGCCCCCGGGATCCCTCCGGGGATTTTGCGGCGTTCGCGGCATCTTCGGCCGGGGGGAGCGGGAGGCGCAGGCCGTCCGCGGGAGGAAGCGGTTCGCGCCGCCGGGAACGTGCCTGTTGCCATGGCCGCTCCCGACTGTCGACGTCTCGCGGAAGCACACCAGGACGAACTCGTGGCCCTTGCCCGCGATCTCGTCCGCATCGACACCACGAACACCGGCCTGATGCCGACCGGCAACGAGACCGAAGCCGCGAGGCATCTCGGGCGCGTGCTGCGCGAGGCCGGGATCGACTCCGAGGTCGACGGCCGGGTTCCCGAGCGCGGCAACATCGTCGCGCGTCTCCCCGGCCGCAGCGGGAAGACCGCGCTGGTGCTGGCGTCCCACACAGACGTCGTGCCGTCCGGCGATCCTGAGCAGTGGACCCATCCACCGTTCGGCGGCGCCGTCGAGGACGGTCACCTGCTGGGACGCGGGGCCGCGGACATGAAGGGCACCGTCGCGGCCCAGGCGATGGCGCTCGTCCTCTTGAAGCGGTCCGGCGCCGCGCTCGCGCACGGCGTCAGCTTCGTGTGCGTGGCCGACGAAGAGGCCGGCGGATCGTACGGGATGGGATGGGTCGCGCGCGAGCGGCCGGACTGGATCCGCGGCGGCCTGTGCCTCGACGAGGGCGGCGGCTTCTTTATCCCCGTCGACGGCCGCGACTGGTGCGTGCTCGGCGTCGGCGAGAAGGGCCGCTTCGAGATCGGCGCCACCTTCCACGGGCGCGGCGCGCACGCCGCCCGGCCGTGGCAGGGCGACAACGCGTTCTACAAGGCCGCGGCGGCCCTCGAGCGCCTCCGGGTCTACGAGCCGGAGCGCGATACGAGCGGCCCGATCTTCAACGCGGTCAGCCGCCTCGTGGGACCCGTCGTGCCCTCGAACGTCGACGCCGTCATCGCGCGCCTCGGCACATCGAGTCCGCGCCTCGCCGATCACCTGCGTCAGGTCTCGCGTATGCTCGTCACGCCGACGCTGATCGCGGGGGGCGTGAAGTCCAACAGCGTCCCGGACGTCTGCCGGCTGACCTGCGACGTACGCGCGCTGCCTCACCAAGGGCCGTCGTACGTCCAAGCGCAGGCGCAGCGCCTGCTCGGCGAGGCGGACGTGCGCGTCGACCAGACCGCCGTCGCCAACACATCGCCGGCGGGCGAGCCGCTGCTCGCGACCCTGACGGACGTACTGCGGCGCAATCTCGGCCGCCCGGTCGAGGTGGTGGCCAGCCTCAGCGGCGGCTTTACCGACTCGCGGTTCGTTCGGGAGATCGGCGTCCCGGCATACGGCTTCTCGCCGGGACACCCCGACAGCGATCCGAGCCGCCACCACGCGCACGGGCCCAACGAAGCCGTCGCGATCCGCGACCTCGTGCTGCAGACCGCCGTGTATCTCGATCTCGCATACCGGTACGCCGGGGCCGCGTGAAGGGAGCCGATCGATGTTCACCGCCTTCGTGATGATTCAGGCGGAGCGGCGACGGATCCAGGACGTCGCCCGCCGGCTCGCCGAGATCCCCGGAGTGGAAGAGGTCTACTCGGTCACCGGTGAGTGGGACATCATCGCGATCCTCAAGCTGCACGACTACGAGGAGCTCGCGGATGCCGTCACGAGCCGGATGACGGACGTTCCCGGCATCGTCCGGACCAACACGCACCTGGCGTTCCGGGCGTTCCCGCAGTCGCTGCTGGAGCGGCCGTTCTCGCTCGGCCTGGAGGAGAAGCCGGAATGAGCGCGGTTGCCTCGCCTCCCGACCTCAGCGCCGCCCAGCTGATCGACATGCTGCGGATGATGTTGCGCATTCGCCAGTTCGAGCAGCGGGCGCTCGACCTGTACCGCGAGGGCGTCATGCGCGGCACGACGCACCCCTACATCGGAATGGAGGCCGTCGCCGTCGGCACGTGCGCGGCGCTGCGGCCGTCAGACCGCATCACGAGTACGCACCGCGGCCACGGCCACTGCCTCGCAAAGGGCGGGGATCCGCGGCTCATGATGGCGGAACTGTTGGGGCGCGCGGCGGGTTACTGCAAGGGGAAGGGTGGCTCGATGCACATCGCGGACGTCGCAGCCGGCATTCTCGGTGCCAACGGCATCGTCGGCGGCGGCATGGGTCTCGCGACGGGGGCGGCGCTCGCGACAAAGCTGGCGGGCCGCGACGACGTCGCGGTCTGCTTTTTCGGCGACGGCGCGCTCAACCAGGGTATCTTCCACGAGGCCGCCAACATGGCGGCGATCTGGCGGCTGCCGGTCGTCTATGTCTGCGAGAACAACCAGTACGCGATGTCCGCGCGCGCGGACCGCTTCACGTCGGTGCCGGATCCCTCCGTGCGCGCGGGCGCCTACGGCTTCCCGGGGTTGTCATGCGACGGCATGGACGCGCTGGCCGTCTACCAGACCGTGGGCGGCGCGGTGGCGCGGGCGCGGGCCGGCGGCGGGCCGTCGATGGTGGTCTGCGTGACCTACCGGTACCTCGGCCACCACGTCGGCGATCCGCTCAACTACCGCGACAAGGCCGAGGTCGAGGCCTGGCGTACCAAGGATCCGATCGAGCGGCTGAGCGCGGCGCTGATTGCGCGGCGGATTCTCTCGGCGGCCGACGTCGACGCGGTGCGGGCGGAGGTCGAGCGGGAGATCGACGACGCGGTCGTCTTCGCGAAGGCGAGCCCGGAGCCGGATCCGAGCACGCTCGCCGAGGACGTGTACGCATGAGCGCGGTCGAGACGCACGCGGGGACGCGGGTCCTGACCTACGCCGAGGCGCTCAACGAGGCGCTGCGCGAGGAGATGCGGCGCGACGCCCGCGTGTTCGTGATGGGCGAGGACGTGGCGGTGTGGGGCGGCGGCGGCGTCTTCGGCGTGACGCGGGGTCTGGTCGAGGAGTTTGGCGCGGACCGCGTCCGCGACACGCCGATTTCGGAAGAGGCCATCGCGGCGCTCGCGGTCGGCGCGGCGATGGCCGGGGCGCGGCCGGTGGTGGAGTTCATGTACGCGGACTTCATGACGCTCGCGATGGAGCCGGTCGTCAACCAGGCGGCCAAGATCCGCTACATGTTCGGCGGCAAGGCACGCGTGCCGGCCGTCTTCCGCGCCCAGGAGGGCGCGGGCCGCGGCAACGCGGCGCAGCACTCCCAGTCTCTGGAAGCCTGGTTCTGCCACATTCCCGGCCTCAAGGTTGTGACCCCCAGCACGCCGGCCGACGCGAAGGGCCTCCTGATCTCGGCGATCCGCGACGACAATCCGGTCGTGTTCCTCGAGCACAAGATGCTGTACAACACGAAGGGTCCGGTCCCGGCCGGCGAGCACACCGTGCCGCTCGGCGTGGCGGACCGCAAGCGCGAAGGCCGGCACGTCACCGTCGTGGGAGTGCATACGATGGTGTTCAAGGCCCTGCAGGCCGCGGAGCAGCTCGCCGGCGAGGGCATCGAGCTCGAGGTGATCGATCCGCGGACGCTCGTCCCGCTCGACATCGATACGATCGTCGAGTCCGTTCAAAAAACGGGCCGGCTCATCGTTACGCACGAAGCGTACGAGCGGGGCGGCATCGGCGGCGAGATCGTGGCGCAGGTCGTTGCCCGGGCGTTCGACGCGCTCGACGCGCCGCCGGTGCGCCTCTGCGCCGCGAACGTCCCGGTGCCCTACAGCGGAGTCTTGGAAGCGGCCGCGCTTCCCCAGGTGGACGGCATTGTCGCCGCGGCGCGCGCGCTGATGGCCTGATCGTCTGATGGCGACGCAGGTCGTGCTTCCGAAACTCGGCCTGACCCAGGAAGAAGGCACGGTCGTCCGCTGGGTCAAGACCGAGGGCAGCCGGGTCGCCAAGGGCGAGCCGCTCTTCGAAGTCCTGACGGACAAGGCGACGATCGAGGTCGAAGCCCCGGCCTCCGGGATCCTGCTGCAGATCCTGGTCCCGGAAGGGACGACTGCTCCGGTGGCGACGCCGATCGCCGTGATCGGCGAGCCCGGCGAGCGTATCGCGGCTGCGGCGCGGCCTGCGCCGGCGGAATCCGGCGCGGCGCCTGTTCGCGCCCTGCCGGCCGCTCAGGCGGCTCCCGCCGGTGTCGCCGCCGGCGGTGTTCCCGTGCGGGACGGACGAGTCCGGGTGTCTCCCCGGGCGCGGGCGCTCGCCGAGTCGCATGGGATCGATCTGCGCGCGCTCCGGGGAAGCGGGCCCGACGGCCGCATCGTCGAGCGCGACGTGCAGCGGGCGATCGACGGCGCGCAGCGCGGCGCGGCGCCCCCGGCCCGGACGATTTCGGCGGTGACCGCGACGCCGGCGGGGCCGCCCGTTCCGTCCGTGGTCTCCGCGCGCCTCCGGACCATCATCGCGCGGCGGATGACGGAGAGCCTGCGCGAGGCGGCGCAGCTGACGCTGACGACCGAGGCCGACATGGCGGACGCGACCCGCCTGCGCGACGAGGTGGGCGCGGAACTCGAGCGGCGCGGCGGCGTGCGGCCAACGTACACGGACCTGGTCGTGCGGGCCGCGGCGATTGCGCTGCGCGATCATCCACGACTGAACGCCCGGTGGACCGGCGACGGCGTGCGCCTCCAGGCCGATATTCATATCGGCGTGGCCGTCGCGCTCGACGAAGGACTCGTCGTGCCGGTGGTCCGCCACGCCGACCGTGCGACGCTCGCTCAGATCTCGACCGCGGTGCGCGACCTGTCGGCGCGCGCGCGGACGTCCCGCCTCAAGCCGCCGGAGATGGAGGGCGGCACGTTCACGGTCACCAACCTCGGCATGTACGATGTCGATGCGTTCACACCGATCCTCAACCCGCCCGAGGCCGCGATTCTTGGCGTGGGCCGCGTGCACAGGCGCCCGGCCGCCGTGGCAGACCGGGTGGAGGTCCGGCCGGTAATGGTGCTGTCGCTGACGTTCGACCACCGCGTCGTGGACGGCGCGCCGTCGGCGCAGTTCCTGCAGCGGGTCAAGCAGATGCTCGAGCACCCGTACCTGCTCCTGCTTCCGTAGCGCAGCGCACCGTGCGGGCGCCGCGCCGGCGCCTCGCTACGCAGCCGTTTTTTCCGGAGGGACGCGATGGAACTACCTCTGACCCCGCTCGAGTTCGCGCGCCGGGCGCGCGCGTTATACGGGACGCGCGAGGCCGTAGTCGACGGCGACCGGCGGCTGACCTACGAGGAGTTCTTCAGCCGGTGCGACCGCTGGTCGAGCCGCCTGCAGGCGTTCGGGGTGCGGCCCGGCGACCGCGTCGCCTATATCGCGCCCAACACCCCGGAGCTGCTGGAGGCCTTTTACGCGGTGCCGCAGATCGGCGCGGTGGTGGTGCCGATCAACTACCGGCTCGCGGCGGACGATTTCGAATACATCATCAACCACAGCGGCGCGCGGATCGTCTGCGCCGCGGCGGAGCATCTCGCGGCGGTCGACGGGATCCGGGCCCGGCTCGAGAACGTGAGGCAGTTCGTGGCGCTTGACGGTCCCGCCGACGGGTGGCTGGACTACGACGGCCTCGTGGCCCAGTCGGACGCCGAGTTCACGCGGCCGGAGATCGCGGAGGGCGATCTCATCAGCATCAACTATACGAGCGGGACGACCGCCCGGCCGAAGGGCGTCATGATGACGCACCGCAATACCTACATGAACGTCGTGGGGACGCTCGCGCACGTCCACATGACGCCCGCAGAGCGCTACCTGTGGACGCTCCCGATGTTCCACTGCAACGGCTGGACGTTTGTCTGGATCGTCACGGCGGTCGGCGGCGCGCACTTGTGTCTCCGGCGCGTGGAGCCCGACCAGGTTTTCGCGCTCTGCCGCGCCGAGCGCGCGACGATGATGTGCGCGGCGCCGACGGTGCTGATCCGGCTCGCGAACGCGCCGGAAGATCTGCGCCGCGGCATCCCCGAGGGCATCCGGGTGGTGACCGCGGGGGCGCCGCCGGCGGCGGCCACGATCGGGCGCATCGAGGGCGACCTCGGGTGGGAGATCATCCACGTCTACGGCCTCACCGAAACGTCGCCGTTCATCACGATCAGCGAGCCGCGTCCGGAGCACGCCGCGCTGTCCCCGGAGGCGCGCGCGGCCGTGAAGGCGCGGCAGGGCGTGGAGTTGTTCTCGTCGGGCGAGTTGCGGGTAGTGGATCCGGACGCCCGCGAAGTCCCGCGGGACGGCCGCACGGTGGGGGAGATCGTCGTGCGCGGCAACGTGGTGATGAAGGGCTACTTCAACGATCCGGAGGCGACGGCCAAGGCGTTCGCCGGCGGCTGGTTCCACACCGGCGACGCGGCGGTCGTGCATCCCGACGGCTACGTGGAGATCCGCGACCGCATCAAGGACATCATCATCAGCGGCGGCGAGAACATCTCGTCCGTCGAGGTCGAGGCGGCGCTGCTCCGCCATCCGGCGGTCCAGGAAGCCGCCGTTGTGGGTCTGCGAGATGAGCAGTGGGGTGAGGCGCCGCACGCGTTCGTGGTGCTGAAGGCGGGACAGACCGCGTCCGAGGCGGACCTGCGAGAGTTCGCCCGCGGGGCGCTTGCGCACTTCAAAGTACCGCGAGCGTTCCACTTCGTCGAAGACCTGCCGAGAACGGCGACAGGCAAGATTCAGAAGTACGCGCTGCGAGGCTCCAAAGCCGCGATCGCGCGGCAGTAGTCGCCGGCGCGGTTACCTAAGACAGCACAGCGGCCGGGGCATTCGGCCCCGGCCGCCGTGGACGAGTGTCGCGTCTTGTCGTCGTGCTTACGAGCCGCTGCCGTCGGCGGGCGGCGCCTGGACCTGGGGCGGCGGTGGCGTGTAGACATTGTTGTTGCACGCAAACGCGGCCGTCGCCGCAATCGCGACCGCGGCCACCGCGATCAACGCGGTGAACAGTCTCAACATGACGGGCCTCCTTCCGCGACCTCCCTGAGGGGGGGAAAGTCTGGGGATTCTCGCGACGCCGTTCTTCGTGTTACGGGGAAGTCCTGCTCGCCGGCCGGCCCCAGGGTGGTCGTGCCCTGAGATGTTACAATGAGGGCCCAATGCGGTTTCGGCCGGAAGTCGACTATTACGAGATCCTTCAGGTCCACCCTCGTGCCTCGGCGGAGATGGTCAAGAAGGCCTACCGCACGCTCATGGGCGAGATGGGCGGGCACCCGGACCTCGGCGGGGACGAAGAGCGCGCGAAAGCGATCAACGAGGCCTACTCGGTCCTCGGCGACCCGGACCTCCGGCGCGCCTACGACCAAGCCCGTGCCCGGACGGCGCCGAGAGGGTACGATGGAGGATTCGGAGCCGGAACCCCGGGCCGGCCCACCTGGCAGGGCCCGGCCGCCGCGGGACGAGGCCCGGGCGGCGAACTCGAGCACTGGGCCGTGTTCGTGACCAAGGTGATGTACTCGGCCATCGTGGTCGTCGCGGGCATGATGATCGCCCGCATCGTCAAGAGTCCGACGATCGATCTCGCCGATATGGTGGCGACACTGGCCGTCCTCTTCCGGATCTGGCAGCAGACCGGCGGCGCCCGCTAGGGCGCACGTTTGTAAGAGGTCGGCGCGGCAACGCGGCGAAAGACCGCAATCTCATATCAAGATCACTTGTGAGGAGGAATCGGCCGATGCTTCTCGTGTTCATGCTGCTTGCCGGGCTGATTCTCGCGATGACCGGGCATTTGATCCTGCGGTAGATCGCGTCCGGTTCGCAAGGCGAATGCGACGCGCCTTGTGCGTGGTGTCTAGAGCACCGGCACCGCCGCGCGCCATGAGGTCGCCGTTTCATACGCCGCGGCGAGCCGTAGAACGGTCACTTCATCGAACGGCCGGCCGCCAAGCTGCAGCCCGAGCGGCAGCCCCGCGTTGGTGAATCCACACGGCACCGTGACGCTCGGGAAGCCAAGGAAGCTGAACGGCCGGTTGTAGACCGGCGATCCGGTGCTGGCAAGGCCCGCCGGCGCGGGCCCCGGCGCCGATGGCGTGGCGAGCACGTCCACCGTCTGCAGCAGGCCGCGCATCTCTTCGATCAGCAGCGTCCGGATCTGCTGCGCGCGCAGGTAGGCGGGCGCCGGGACGTGGAAGCCCGTTTCGATGATCGCACGGAGCCTGTGTCCGTAGTCGTCAGGGCGCGCGCGGTAAGTGTCGGCGTGGACGGCCGCGGCCTCGGTGTTGTGGATGATCTCGTGGGCGTCCATCGCCGCCTCGAACAGGTCCGGCAGCCGGACGTTCTCCACGCGGCAGCCGACGTCGCCGAGCACCCGCAGCGCCTCGCGGTACGCGGTCGCGCCCTCCGGGTCGAGGTTCTCGTTGAAGTAGCGGTCCGGCACACCGACCCGCAGTCCCCGGACGGCCGCGTCGCTCGCGCGCGCGTCGTCGAGCTCATCCGCGGCGCGGGCCGCGGACGGCGCGGCGACTGTGCTGGGGTCGTTCGGATCCGGCCCGGCGATCGCGTCGAACAGCATCGCGACGTCGTGAACGGTGCGGGCCATCGGGCCCGGGTGGTCGAGCGTCCACGCGAGCGGATGCACGCCGTAGCGGCTTACGCGGCCGAACGTCGGCTTGAGCCCAACGACACCGCAGAACGCGGACGGCCGGCAGATCGATCCGGACGTTTGGCTGCCGAGCGCGCCCTGGCACATCCGCGCCGCGAGCGCGGCGGCCGAGCCGCTGCTCGACCCGCCCGGCGTGTTCCCGAGCGCCCACGGGTTGCGGGCGGGCGATGGATCGAAGGACGCGAATTCCGTCGTGTGCGTCTTACCCACGATGACGGCGCCGGCGCGCCGCAGGCGGGCGACGGCCGTCGCATCGTACGCGGGCGTAAACCCCGCCATGATCTTCGAGCCGCACGACGTCTCCACGCCCTCGGTATAGAAGATGTCCTTGACGCCGATCGGAATGCCGCGCAGCGCGCCGCCGGTCGCCTTGCGGGCCGCGGCGCGCGCGTCGTCGGCGCGGACGCGCGCCCACGCGTGGACGCGCGGATCCACGCGTTCGATGCGGTCGAGCGTTGCGTCGAGCAGTTCGCCCGGCGAGAGGCGTCCCGCCGCGATCGCGGCGGCGGCCTCGCTGAGGGAGAGCTCCCAGGGCAGGCTCATCCGGACGGGGTTACGGACGCGGGGCGGGGCCGGCTAGGCGTCGCCGCGGTAGAGCCGCGGCGCTCCGGCCGGCTCCGTCTCGCGCGGCACCGGTGTCGCGCCGACGCGCTCGATGCGCTGTTTGGTAACGGTCCACTCCTCTTCGAACCGCTCTCCGTGATCGGGCAGTCGCAGCAGCGCGTGGATGCCGCCCGGCTTGGACGGGTGGTCCCGATGCGACGAACCCTCGTGATGCATACAAGGGGGTTGGCGCGGAGGGCGGAAACCTCCTTCCCGTGACCCAAGCAGCCCCGCGCGATGCGGAGCGCCCTCTCGTGCTCGCGCTCGACCTCGGCAGCGGATCGCTTCGGGCGATCGTATACGACCGCCTCGGTCGCGAGGTGGCCGGTACAGAAGGGCGGGCGCCGACCGTATGGCGGCACACACCGGACGGCGGCGTCGAGGCCGATGCCGACGCGCTCGTCGCCGGCGCCTGCGCGGCGATCGACCGGGCGATGGCCGGCGCGGGCCCCACCGCCGCGGAGATCCGGGCGGTGGGAATTTCCACGTTTTGGCACAGCGTGCTCGGCGTAGACGGCCACGGCCGTCCTGTGACGCCGCTGTATTCGTGGGCGGACGGGCGCAGCCGCGCCGCCGTCCGCGTCCTCCGCGCGCGCCTCGACGAGGAGACGGTGCGGCGGCGCACCGGATGCGTCTTCCACACGAGTTACCTGCCGGCGCGCCTGCTGTGGCTGCGGACGGAGCGGCCGGGCGCCTTCGCCTCGGCGCGCACGTGGCTCGGCATCGGAGAATACCTGACGCTGCGTCTGTTCGGACGCGCCGCGTGCAGCATCTCGATGGCGTCCGGAACCGGCATGCTCGACCTCCGGCGCTGCGACTGGGACGGTGAGGTCCTCGCGGCGCTGGGACTTTCCCCCGAACGGCTCTCGCCGCTCGTGGATCTCGATGCGCCGTTTGCCGGACTTAGCGCCGAGTATGCGACGCGCTGGCCGGCGCTCGCCCGGATTCCCTGGCTGCCCGCGGCGGGGGACGGCGCGCTCAGCAACATCGGGACCGGCTGCTCCGAGCGCGGGCGGGCGGCGCTGAGCCTCGGCACGTCCGGGGCGCTCCGCGTGATGTGGCCGGGCGACGTGCCTGAGGTGCCGCGGGCGCTGTGGGTGTACCGCGCCGACCGGCGACGCGTGCTGACCGGCGGGGCCGTGACCAACGGCGGCAGCGTCTACCGGTGGATGCTCGACACGCTCGCGCTCGGCGATCCGTCCGGCATCGAATCCGCGCTGCTCGAGCGCGCGCCGGACGCGCACGGCCTTACGGTCCTGCCGTTTTTCTCGGGCGAGCGCAGTCCGGATTGGCCGGTCTCGTCGTGCGGCGCGGTGTTCGGCCTCACCGCATCGACGCGGCCGCTCGATCTGTTGCAGGCCGGACTCGAGGCGGTGGCCTACCGGCTCGCGACCGTCTGGGACGCGCTGGGCGCGGCGGCGCCGGACATCCGGGAGATCGTGGCGAGCGGCGGCGCGCTGGCCCACCTGCCGGCGTGGCTGCGAATCTTCGCGGATGTGTTCGCGCACGACATCGTGCGATCCGCGGAAGACGAGGGCAGCAGCCGGGGCGCCGCGCTGCTCGCGCTCGAGGCGCTCGGCGCGGCGCGGATTGAGGAGATGCCGGTCCCCCGTGCCGCCACGGTCCGTGCGGACGCGGCGCGCCACGCCGTCTACCAAGACGCGCGCGCGCGCCACGCCCGCGTCGAACGGTCGCTCGAGACGCGGCGCGCCGAGGGGACGGCGTAACGGCACCGCGTCGGGCCAGGCAGGACTTCCAACCTCCGGCTGAAACCCCGGCAGCGCGTCGGCTCGTGGCGGAGGGCGCCCGAGGGGGGATTCACGCCGTGACAGCCGGCGCTCTGCAATCGTAGAATAGGCGTTGACGGCCGCGAGTCCCGGCAATCATGGAACAATAACAGTGACGCGCAGCCTGTACCGCGGGTACCGCGTGCGCCACAACGGCCTCCGGGAGTAGAGTATGCCGACCGGCACGCAGACCATCGATCAACTCTGCATCAACACGATCCGGACCCTGTCGATCGACGCGGTCCAGAAGGCCAATTCCGGCCACCCGGGTGCGCCGATGGACGCAGCGCCGATGGCCTACCTGCTGTGGACCCGGCACATGCGCTACAGTCCGAAGGATCCGGACTGGCCCGACCGCGACCGGTTCGTGCTGTCGGCCGGTCACGCCAGCATGCTGCTGTACAGCATGCTGCATCTGACCGGATACGACCTGACGCTCGACGACATCAAGCAGTTCCGCCAGTGGGGCAGCCGCACGCCCGGTCACCCCGAGCGCCGCTGCGCGCCCGGCGTCGAGGTGAGCACCGGACCGCTCGGCCAGGGGTTCGGGAACGCGGTGGGGATGGCCATCGCGGAGCGCTGGCTCGCGGCGCGGTTCAACCGGCCCGGGCATGCGATCGTCGACCACCGGACGTACGTGATCGCGAGCGACGGAGATTTAATGGAAGGCGTGGCCGCGGAGGCGGCGTCGCTCGCCGGGCACCTCCGGCTTGGACGCCTGATCGTGCTCTACGATGCCAACCAGGTGAGTCTGTCGGGGACGACGTCCGTCACGTTTGACGAAGACGTCGGCCGCCGGTTCGAGGCATACAACTGGCACGTCCAGCACGTCGACGACGGCAACGATCTGGAGGCCCTCGAGCGCGCGATCGCGGCGGCCGCGGCGGAGGAGTCCAAGCCGTCGCTCATCGCGGTGCGCACCCACCTTGGCTTCGGCAGCCCGCACAAGCAAGATTCGTTCGAGGCGCACGGCAACCCGCTCGGCGAGGACGAGGTCAAGGCGACGAAGCGCGCCTACGGTTGGCCGGAGGACAAGACATTCTACATTCCGGCCGACGCGCTCGAGGTGTTCAGGCGCGCGGTGCCGCGCGGCGAGGGGCTTGCCGCGGAGTGGCGGAGGCGGATGGACGCGTACCGCCGCGCGTTTCCGGACCTGGCCCGCGAGTTCGACCAGGCGCTTGCGGGCCGGCTGCCGGACGGCTGGGAGTCCAAACTTCCGTCCTTCGGCGCGGCGGAGAAGCCGATGGCGACCCGCGACGCGTCGGGCAAA
The nucleotide sequence above comes from bacterium. Encoded proteins:
- the pstB gene encoding phosphate ABC transporter ATP-binding protein PstB, encoding MESELVILRSSGITVWDKAISSALAKGQAVDIEAPSQLVAKDLNLYFGRTHAVKNLSLSIPTNRITAIIGPSGCGKSTFLRSMNRMHEVVPGARMEGQVLLDGEDIYAPSVDPVEIRRRIGMVFQRPNPFPTMSIYENAVCGLRLNGVRDRRVLDEVAERSLRHAALWGEVKDVLGRPGTSLSGGQQQRLCIARALAVQPEVLLMDEPASALDPVSTLKIEELAKTLRETLTIVIVTHNMQQAARVSDGTAFMLHGELIEYGPTSEMFTRPREKQTEDYITGRFG
- the phoU gene encoding phosphate signaling complex protein PhoU, which produces MRGGREELFSGNGKTSPTVAGPGGDGAIHTRETFDRELAGLQDDLLRMGALVEEAVRRSVDVLRARSTPGAEAVIAADNAIDTLHLELEERCLMLMATQQPMAKDLRTIAAIWAMTMDLERIGDHAEDIARATKRMADQPLLKPLIDIPRMAEMVQRMLRTGLDAFVQRDVNLAQRMAAADDQVDHLYGQVFRELLTYMIEDPHNIQRATHLLFSAQALERMGDHCTNIAERVIYMVTGTLKELNV
- a CDS encoding M20/M25/M40 family metallo-hydrolase; translation: MALARDLVRIDTTNTGLMPTGNETEAARHLGRVLREAGIDSEVDGRVPERGNIVARLPGRSGKTALVLASHTDVVPSGDPEQWTHPPFGGAVEDGHLLGRGAADMKGTVAAQAMALVLLKRSGAALAHGVSFVCVADEEAGGSYGMGWVARERPDWIRGGLCLDEGGGFFIPVDGRDWCVLGVGEKGRFEIGATFHGRGAHAARPWQGDNAFYKAAAALERLRVYEPERDTSGPIFNAVSRLVGPVVPSNVDAVIARLGTSSPRLADHLRQVSRMLVTPTLIAGGVKSNSVPDVCRLTCDVRALPHQGPSYVQAQAQRLLGEADVRVDQTAVANTSPAGEPLLATLTDVLRRNLGRPVEVVASLSGGFTDSRFVREIGVPAYGFSPGHPDSDPSRHHAHGPNEAVAIRDLVLQTAVYLDLAYRYAGAA
- a CDS encoding Lrp/AsnC ligand binding domain-containing protein; this encodes MFTAFVMIQAERRRIQDVARRLAEIPGVEEVYSVTGEWDIIAILKLHDYEELADAVTSRMTDVPGIVRTNTHLAFRAFPQSLLERPFSLGLEEKPE
- a CDS encoding thiamine pyrophosphate-dependent dehydrogenase E1 component subunit alpha, whose product is MSAVASPPDLSAAQLIDMLRMMLRIRQFEQRALDLYREGVMRGTTHPYIGMEAVAVGTCAALRPSDRITSTHRGHGHCLAKGGDPRLMMAELLGRAAGYCKGKGGSMHIADVAAGILGANGIVGGGMGLATGAALATKLAGRDDVAVCFFGDGALNQGIFHEAANMAAIWRLPVVYVCENNQYAMSARADRFTSVPDPSVRAGAYGFPGLSCDGMDALAVYQTVGGAVARARAGGGPSMVVCVTYRYLGHHVGDPLNYRDKAEVEAWRTKDPIERLSAALIARRILSAADVDAVRAEVEREIDDAVVFAKASPEPDPSTLAEDVYA
- a CDS encoding alpha-ketoacid dehydrogenase subunit beta, whose translation is MSAVETHAGTRVLTYAEALNEALREEMRRDARVFVMGEDVAVWGGGGVFGVTRGLVEEFGADRVRDTPISEEAIAALAVGAAMAGARPVVEFMYADFMTLAMEPVVNQAAKIRYMFGGKARVPAVFRAQEGAGRGNAAQHSQSLEAWFCHIPGLKVVTPSTPADAKGLLISAIRDDNPVVFLEHKMLYNTKGPVPAGEHTVPLGVADRKREGRHVTVVGVHTMVFKALQAAEQLAGEGIELEVIDPRTLVPLDIDTIVESVQKTGRLIVTHEAYERGGIGGEIVAQVVARAFDALDAPPVRLCAANVPVPYSGVLEAAALPQVDGIVAAARALMA